A genome region from Paludibacterium sp. B53371 includes the following:
- a CDS encoding alpha/beta fold hydrolase — MHKSLLALLTLLWVSALSAAPVTGMQRLTLPAQAQARSAEAVLWYPASSDAPTTRVADNAVFIGIDVVESASPLPGPHPLVLLSHGYGGNWANESWLAADLVRQGYIVAAVNHPGTTTRHMDPAIARTLWRRPQDIRHLLDTLLANAQWAPRIDPQRIAVIGHSLGGWTSLALAGARFSPERMEQDCQQHKALIACQLYQSLAIGQTPVDRQALAAPMDDPRIRAAVALDPGVTRGFTPQSLQGLHRPVLILAAGGENPALPAALESGYVAASLPSDNRHYQVIEDALHYSFMQVCRPGGSELLAREQPDDSIICHDAGERPREAIHRQVAALISAFLQQALR, encoded by the coding sequence ATGCACAAATCCCTGCTCGCCCTGCTGACCCTGCTCTGGGTCAGCGCACTTTCCGCCGCGCCGGTCACCGGCATGCAAAGACTCACCCTGCCCGCCCAGGCACAGGCACGCAGCGCCGAGGCCGTGCTGTGGTATCCGGCCAGCAGCGACGCCCCAACGACACGCGTGGCGGACAATGCCGTGTTCATCGGCATTGACGTGGTCGAATCGGCCTCGCCCCTGCCGGGTCCCCACCCACTGGTCCTGCTGTCACATGGTTATGGTGGCAACTGGGCCAATGAAAGCTGGCTGGCCGCCGATCTGGTCCGCCAGGGCTATATCGTTGCGGCCGTCAACCATCCGGGAACCACCACTCGCCATATGGATCCCGCGATAGCGCGCACGTTGTGGCGCCGGCCACAGGACATCCGCCATCTGCTCGATACCTTGCTGGCGAATGCGCAATGGGCGCCGCGGATTGATCCGCAGCGTATCGCGGTCATTGGCCACTCGCTGGGCGGATGGACCAGCCTGGCACTGGCCGGGGCACGCTTCAGTCCGGAACGCATGGAGCAGGATTGTCAGCAGCACAAGGCGCTGATCGCCTGCCAGCTGTATCAGTCGCTGGCCATCGGCCAAACGCCGGTCGATCGCCAGGCGCTGGCGGCCCCCATGGACGACCCCCGCATCCGTGCCGCCGTGGCACTGGATCCAGGCGTGACCCGCGGCTTTACCCCGCAAAGTCTGCAGGGCCTGCACCGGCCTGTGCTGATTCTGGCGGCAGGTGGCGAGAATCCGGCCTTGCCGGCCGCCCTGGAGTCAGGCTATGTCGCGGCTAGTCTGCCAAGTGACAATCGACACTATCAGGTCATCGAGGATGCGCTGCATTACAGTTTCATGCAGGTGTGCCGCCCGGGGGGAAGTGAGCTGCTGGCACGCGAGCAGCCGGACGACAGCATCATCTGCCACGATGCCGGGGAGCGCCCGCGCGAGGCAATTCACCGCCAGGTCGCCGCCCTGATCAGCGCATTTCTGCAGCAGGCCCTGCGCTGA
- a CDS encoding AraC family transcriptional regulator produces the protein MASLPLPFVLALLQILVLLRLWLGRRHEAVNPAVLWFIAACALSSVMVGWRWSTASVLVWHWRSMVAATLPPLAWVAFAAPERPRWLHGIPVLLIAFQAWFWRPLLDASLALQFSAYGLALLWLATKGEFAGVRLESTRQAQGLASLAGGMLLISGLTDLVLALDFGFAHGEHALRVVSAANLLMLLLSSGLMLMLDRLRPSEVLSEDAGRSPVEASPAPDDQALMAALAQLMQQQRLYCDGELTLQRLARKLGRSPRQVSQAVNRVSGCHVSQYINRLRIAEACRLLSKTTMPVTEVQLASGFLTKSNFNHEFARQTGMSPSAWRRQASLSAGPAAEMR, from the coding sequence ATGGCATCGCTTCCTTTGCCCTTTGTGTTGGCGCTTTTGCAAATCCTGGTGTTGCTGCGTTTGTGGCTGGGGCGCCGGCATGAGGCGGTCAACCCGGCCGTGCTGTGGTTTATCGCCGCCTGTGCGCTGTCCTCCGTCATGGTGGGGTGGCGCTGGAGCACGGCCTCGGTGCTGGTCTGGCATTGGCGCTCCATGGTGGCGGCGACTCTGCCGCCCCTGGCCTGGGTGGCTTTTGCCGCGCCGGAACGCCCGCGCTGGCTGCATGGCATACCGGTGCTGCTGATTGCCTTTCAGGCCTGGTTCTGGCGTCCCCTGCTGGATGCCTCGCTGGCGCTGCAGTTTTCTGCCTATGGGCTGGCCTTGTTGTGGCTGGCAACCAAGGGTGAGTTTGCCGGCGTGCGGCTGGAAAGTACGCGTCAGGCGCAGGGTCTGGCCAGTCTGGCCGGTGGTATGTTGCTGATCTCGGGGCTGACCGATCTGGTGCTGGCGCTGGATTTTGGTTTCGCCCATGGCGAGCATGCCCTGCGTGTGGTCAGTGCCGCCAATCTGCTGATGTTGTTGCTCAGCAGTGGCCTGATGCTGATGCTGGATCGTTTGCGTCCGAGCGAGGTGCTGAGCGAGGATGCCGGCCGTTCGCCTGTGGAGGCATCGCCGGCGCCGGATGATCAGGCGCTGATGGCCGCGCTGGCGCAACTGATGCAGCAGCAGCGGCTGTACTGCGACGGCGAGCTGACCCTGCAGCGACTGGCGCGCAAACTGGGGCGTTCGCCGCGCCAGGTGTCGCAGGCGGTCAATCGGGTAAGTGGTTGTCATGTCTCGCAATACATCAACCGTCTGCGCATTGCGGAAGCCTGTCGGTTGTTGTCCAAAACAACCATGCCGGTCACCGAGGTCCAACTGGCGAGCGGTTTTCTCACCAAGTCCAATTTCAATCATGAATTTGCCCGGCAGACCGGAATGTCGCCCAGCGCCTGGCGGCGTCAGGCATCCCTCAGCGCAGGGCCTGCTGCAGAAATGCGCTGA